The sequence ttggttgtgattatgaacatgattagctaagcttattaacccattggggttctttatctagggatttttgtacttcaattttgaattgaatgtattgattgtcaatattggtttgcaatgtaagtatttattgatttgttcttcatatcttgttgaatgatttttgaaatttgaatgatcttgagaaagacgtttaggtttggattgtcctttgcaacctagaattgaattcacctagagatagggtttttgttctaccggattgagaattaacaactctcaatagtgttaaatggtacataatgctaatttgggtaattagagttaggaagagatttcaacctaattaatctaagttaagatgttagtgtccttgagaaaggcattaattgtgtagagactttcccacggaaattggattcaatcaatcaattccacccttagtttccattccttagagacaagaattcccaaagggttattcttttacttgaattaatcattccctagtatacgtagttcgacaacaattagagtagctattatttaatttagaaattattcatcaacaCCATTTATGttctgtgattagataacaaagaagattgagtagatttaggttcacacgttctttggggaatacgacacttggtactcgcCGTTAACTATACTCCACTGATAGGTACACTGTCTTAGATCatagtcttgcttgacttagcaCACATCACAAGCGTGCCACGTGTGTGGTACACGAACCATGTTTGGATTTTGTGcttctaattctaataaaacgTTTGTGAGTTTTCAACGCTTTTAAccacaatttatttaatgctCTACTAAATGGCATAAATGACTGTAAacttaaataacaaaaaagtgCTGGAATAATATTACTTGAgagttttaaaatacaaaaaaaatttgattgcataaagaaaatacataGAAAATTGTTGCTTGAAATTGTCTGAATTGTCTATGTTGTCCCCttgcttttcttcttccttttatctCCATGAGGCTAAATTCTAAAACTATTATAGAAAGAGTTTTAAACAACTTCcaatttaaatcttattttctctacgtgaagaaataatttgttatGCAAAATAATCGTTATCCaccaatttaattaaaataattatattttaattttttattaaaaattaggcTTAATTTTAATCtggtttattaattatttatgaactaaaaaaaatatgtaaacaAGTGTTTTTTTTAGAGGATagtgtttattttctttgttttgagagaaaaaaagaaaatgatatgtTTTGTGGttattaaaatcattaaaCTCTTTGATGCTATAACTTACAggtaagagaaaagaaataaaaataaaagtggagaatttactataaaattaaggaGACAAAGACGAAAGATGCCAAGTAACCTCCCAGATAACCTTAAAAGAGGCATCATTAGTAGAAATGCCAAGAAGCTAATAaaaccttctttttttttttcagttatttACATCTAAAATTGCGGGGCTAAATAAGCTGCACCTTTTCTCtaaattattctaataaaaaatctgGATTGAGAAGCTGTCTATAgcattttattcatttaattaaatattttattttcacgtaattaattgaaatttgttatttcttttaaatcaattttgagttctttatTCACCTAATCTCATTTCTCCAATTAggattttatctatttatattatacattctataataaaatgtataatatttttggtgtgtttcttttattaataaaatttgaagatAAACGTATTTTGCTTCTCTCCAGCTttcagtattttttttaatgaacaGGTTAATGAAAATCTCTAATTTTTCTGATACTTGtgcaaaaatcaataaattaatagtagATTATTTTTCAcgttttcataaaattattagcacagGTTTTACTGCATCACTTGCTTACTAATTACCATTTAAGAATGTTTAGTTTTAAGTGATAGATCAAGTAATTACTAGTTGAATAAAAATGGTAATATTTAACAACTAGAAAAAAACACTAAAATGAAGAGTCCTCCTCTACTCTCAtataagcaaaaaaaaaaaaaaaaaggtgaagATAGCTGGTGTAAATAGAAGATACTATTGGTTGCTAATTAGCTACTTTCACAGATCTCAGAGACCACTGAATATTGAATAGTCTTTGTCACATAATATTTAATGGCACCTCAAACCATATGCAGGGCCACCCTCCTTTCTCAACAAGGCACTTTCATTTACTGTCTTATTTGAGGAGGGTGGATTTGTACATTTTTAAGTCAATAAAAGATGCCATCCACTTGATATTGTTAAAGTGATATCATCAGTTTTCATTTTTGCTAACAAAAATGTGAAGAAAGCTGCAGATAGGAcataacagaaaagaaaaaaagcgaGGAATAGACCAGACAAGACCTCCATGAGACTTGAGATGATGAGTTTGGTCTTATCATACAAACGTACTGATCAATGCCATGCTTTGTCCTCTTATTTTTCACCCTCTCTTGTTTAAGTTGGATTTCCCTTTTGTATGCTGAGGGAAATCAACAAGCTCCTGCATTTCCCAAAACATGAAGACAaccataaatttctttttctttgtattcTCTTACATCATTTTAGATATGAGAACAATTTGTGTTTGGACGAGATCCCTCTAGGCAACCAACAccatattagttttaaaaaaagaaaacatgatTTCTCATGCGTAGTGTGAGTATATGGTGTTCTATATTTCAATCATGAAGAGATGTTTTCTTCTGCAatgagttgttttttttttttttggctctTTAGTTACTTATTTGTATTTCTATTCTCATGGACATTATGATGAAATAATGTGAAACATGGCTGTGATTAGATAGTGCTGAAGCATCATATTGCAAAATGTTGtgatcaaaacaaaaaaagattgGGACAAACTTCAGTATGCAATTTGGAAGAATTGTCACAAGGAGAAAAGGCTAGTTACAAGCATACATAAGGTTCAAGTTTTAAATACTCTAAAACATGAACAATATGCATGACTCTACAATTGAGTTTCAATAATtgctacaagctaaattcaTGTCTCAAATTTCTAACATATCGAAATTTCCCACTGTATGGTTCACACCTGAAGCTTGGATTTTCAGTTCAAATATCTGATGGCTGAAGTTTAGTGCATATCATATGATCTTTAGGCACATTAAAACCGACCAACACTGGTACCAGTAGCAGCAGTAGTCGCAGTACCATCACCACTATAATGAACCCCAATCAGCTCAACAAGCTTTGAATGTTTACTACACCAAGCTTCCACTAGCTTTCCCTCTTTACTCTCAGCATCTCTTTGCAATGTACTTAACTGCTCTCTGTAATCATTCTCAATCCAACTCATAAAGGCCATCTCCTCTTCTCGCAAACACCTTATCTTTGCTTCTATCTCCTCtaatttttcccttttcttccTCGCTTTCTCTGATTCCAACTGCTGCTCTAGCCTGCAAAGCCTCCATGTGGCTTCCTTCTTATGTTGCATCCAGCTCTGCCTGGCCTCTTCCAACTCCTTGCAATACTGCACCAAAGTACCCATAGCAGCGGATACAGTACTTGTGGTAGCGGAAGACGACAAAGACGACTCGGCATTCATCCAAACCGACCCAAGAGAAAGAACAGGGTCTGGAGTAGGGTCAGGGTCTGGAGAAGGGTCAGGcatgagagaaaaagaagatgcagatgaggaagaagaagattggAAATGCACTAGTTTTGGCTGAACGTACTTCTCCGCAAAAGTCTCTAGAATATGATCATACCTACACTCTGGAATAATActactactattattattattattattattattattgttaatatcCTTGTGTTGTTGGTGCTGGTCCGAATTCTTgatctttaattgcttttccttAAAAACCTCCCACCATTTACCGAGCCTCTTAGCAGTGCGACCAGGGACTTCACTGGCAATCTTTTTCCACTTATTACCGTACTTAGCCTGTAAAGAAATGACAAGGGCTTGTTCCTCAGGTGTTAGAGATCCTTTCTTGATGCCTGGTTTCAGGTAATTCTTCCAACGTTCAAGGCAAGACTTGGGGTCACGGTTGATGGGTTTAGACATGCGTTGGGAGATGAGGTTCCATTCTTTTGGTCCGTATTGCTTGACGTATGCT comes from Ricinus communis isolate WT05 ecotype wild-type chromosome 5, ASM1957865v1, whole genome shotgun sequence and encodes:
- the LOC8272350 gene encoding transcription factor AS1, which encodes MKERQRWQPEEDALLKAYVKQYGPKEWNLISQRMSKPINRDPKSCLERWKNYLKPGIKKGSLTPEEQALVISLQAKYGNKWKKIASEVPGRTAKRLGKWWEVFKEKQLKIKNSDQHQQHKDINNNNNNNNNNSSSIIPECRYDHILETFAEKYVQPKLVHFQSSSSSSASSFSLMPDPSPDPDPTPDPVLSLGSVWMNAESSLSSSATTSTVSAAMGTLVQYCKELEEARQSWMQHKKEATWRLCRLEQQLESEKARKKREKLEEIEAKIRCLREEEMAFMSWIENDYREQLSTLQRDAESKEGKLVEAWCSKHSKLVELIGVHYSGDGTATTAATGTSVGRF